In Silene latifolia isolate original U9 population chromosome X, ASM4854445v1, whole genome shotgun sequence, the following proteins share a genomic window:
- the LOC141619883 gene encoding uncharacterized protein LOC141619883 codes for MTVVYGLNQAHERTMLWNSWRSYHSMISGPWLVGGDFNAVMARDERIGGVPISNAELQPMLQAIQACNLADLSARGSFFTWSNKHESDTRVYNRIDRVFSNADWNDLFPDGYVHFLPEGTFDHCPCLIHLEVEQQRRGNYFKYFNMWSLAPGYSEIVRNGWQKDCQGTPMFKVVTKLKGLKKGLKDLNKEQFDNIENLTQVAEIALGNFQKLLRDDPLNEQLCHNEKECAKGSD; via the coding sequence ATGACTGTGGTTTATGGGTTGAACCAAGCTCATGAGAGAACTATGTTATGGAATAGTTGGAGGAGTTACCATAGTATGATCTCTGGTCCTTGGCTGGTGGGTGGTGATTTTAATGCAGTCATGGCTAGGGATGAGAGAATAGGTGGTGTACCTATTTCCAATGCTGAGCTTCAACCAATGTTACAGGCTATTCAGGCTTGTAATCTTGCTGATTTGAGTGCTAGGGGATCCTTCTTCACTTGGTCTAATAAGCATGAGAGTGATACAAGAGTTTATAATAGAATAGACAGGGTGTTTAGTAATGCTGATTGGAATGATTTATTCCCTGATGGGTATGTTCATTTTCTCCCAGAGGGCACTTTTGATCATTGCCCTTGCCTGATTCACTTGGAGGTTGAGCAACAAAGGAGGGGGAATTATTTcaagtactttaatatgtggtCATTGGCACCTGGCTACTCTGAAATTGTCAGGAATGGATGGCAAAAGGATTGTCAGGGGACACCTATGTTCAAGGTGGTCACGAAATTGAAGGGTTTGAAAAAAGGCTTGAAGGACCTCAATAAAGAGCAATTTGACAACATTGAAAATCTTACTCAAGTAGCTGAAATAGCCTTGGGTAATTTCCAGAAATTATTAAGAGATGATCCTTTAAATGAACAGTTGTGTCATAATGAGAAGGAATGTGCCAAAGGAAGTGACTGA